The proteins below are encoded in one region of Hordeum vulgare subsp. vulgare chromosome 3H, MorexV3_pseudomolecules_assembly, whole genome shotgun sequence:
- the LOC123443653 gene encoding uncharacterized protein LOC123443653: MEMEMTPELLYGQNVYVPATVNSYTYGYAEVGSPMDWYNHQNSLGYDAQDVYYPAFQTNGTQCVYYATPDNGSVHPSYSPYPMDPGFIVDGSYLPQEYVPDTDPTYQVVPSSYYIPSVLPYALDSVLGITAASLHPSSVAFIPSMPAYAATSANHALPSMALVAPKNDVAVNPPAQSTIVSSKQFQNHSMMPIIQLHNPLPMKQELGNGSMVPVKPLHTLQTSTNVLARPMAAAKHSPKAKLSGNGCFACVESDPQKWASAEKFQPTSNSSGQLKAHGSSNAEKHSGHRSPAIVAKSYTSRLVVGNSDGTILIRPDQYNGNDLRLNNPYAKFFVIKSIGEADIHKSIKYGVWSSSSSGNSKLDCAYRDADRIAKRNSTKCPVFLFFSVNGSGHFCGLAEMVGPVDFHKDMDFWCQDKWIGCFPVRWHIIKDVPNYTLQHILLQNNENKPVTHSRDTQEVLYVPGISVLKILKEIQVKECLFDDFVRYEEDEARIKQRRWSKLSHNARDFVPVLQRKSDALDLQLPKFGGVLIDRTLEIQNMSEKMHDFNGIKQQDAVEKKAGSEAEKENGHQESYCNGKQDDEKVPRSSTSQPQTSTLKTSMDGKQQYWKKVENPKPNPEGAGH; the protein is encoded by the exons ATGGAGATGGAAATGACCCCTGAATTATTGTATGGACAGAACGTATATGTTCCAGCTACTGTAAATTCCTATACATATGGTTATGCAG AAGTTGGATCACCTATGGATTGGTATAACCATCAGAATTCTCTAGGATATGATGCTCAAGATGTTTATTATCCG GCTTTCCAGACTAACGGCACACAGTGTGTTTACTATGCTACCCCTGACAATGGATCAGTTCATCCTTCCTACAGCCCTTACCCTATGGATCCTGGTTTCATAGTTGATGGATCTTATCTGCCACAAGAATATGTCCCTGATACTGACCCTACATACCAAGTAGTTCCCTCATCCTATTACATTCCATCTGTTCTCCCTTACGCACTAGATAGTGTCCTAGGAATCACTGCTGCATCTCTCCACCCATCTAGTGTTGCATTCATTCCAAGCATGCCAGCTTATGCTGCAACATCCGCAAATCATGCGTTACCTTCGATGGCTCTTGTTGCCCCGAAAAATGATGTTGCCGTGAATCCGCCTGCACAATCAACAATTGTTTCTTCAAAGCAGTTTCAGAACCACTCAATGATGCCAATTATTCAGTTGCATAACCCACTTCCAATGAAGCAAGAGCTGGGAAATGGGTCCATGGTGCCCGTTAAACCTCTTCATACCCTGCAG ACATCTACAAATGTGCTTGCCAGGCCAATGGCTGCTGCCAAGCATTCACCAAAGGCAAAACTATCTGGAAATGGTTGTTTTGCATGTGTCGAATCTGATCCTCAGAAGTGGGCTTCAGCTGAGAAATTTCAGCCTACTTCAAATTCGAGTGGTCAACTAAAGGCACATGGCTCTAGTAATGCGGAGAAACACAGCGGCCACAGGTCACCAGCCATAGTTGCAAAATCCTACACGTCAAGGCTCGTTGTTGGGAACTCAGATGGGACAATCCTTATAAGACCTGACCAATACAATGGCAATGATCTCCGACTGAACAATCCCTATGCAAAGTTCTTCGTTATCAAGTCAATTGGTGAGGCCGATATCCACAAATCAATAAAGTATGGTGTATGGTCTAGTTCTTCCAGTGGAAACAGCAAGCTGGATTGTGCATATAGGGATGCTGACCGAATAGCTAAGAGGAATTCTACAAAGTGTCCAGTTTTTCTGTTCTTTTCT GTGAATGGTAGCGGGCACTTTTGTGGCTTGGCTGAGATGGTTGGTCCTGTCGATTTTCATAAGGACATGGATTTCTGGTGCCAGGATAAATGGATTGGTTGCTTTCCTGTAAGATGGCATATAATCAAAGACGTACCTAACTATACCTTGCAGCATATCTTGCTTCAGAACAATGAAAATAAGCCTGTCACACACAGCAGAGATACACAAGAG GTCCTGTACGTTCCTGGAATATCTGTGCTCAAGATCTTGAAGGAAATCCAAGTGAAGGAGTGCCTATTTGATGATTTTGTGAGATACGAGGAAGATGAAGCAAGAATTAAGCAGCGCAGATGGTCCAAGTTGAGTCACAATGCTCGAGATTTCGTGCCTGTCTTACAGCGCAAGAGCGATGCCTTGGACCTTCAGCTGCCAAAATTTGGTGGTGTGCTGATAGACAGAACATTGGAGATACAGAACATGTCAGAGAagatgcatgattttaatggcATCAAACAACAGGATGCTGTTGAAAAAAAAGCTGGTAGTGAAGCTGAGAAAGAAAATGGGCATCAAGAAAGCTATTGTAATGGCAAGCAGGATGATGAAAAAGTGCCTAGATCTTCAACTAGCCAGCCACAAACTTCTACCTTGAAAACGAGCATGGATGGGAAGCAACAATACTGGAAGAAGGTGGAAAATCCTAAACCGAATCCTGAAGGTGCTGGACATTGA